Genomic window (Ictalurus furcatus strain D&B chromosome 26, Billie_1.0, whole genome shotgun sequence):
tagataaaaaaaagttctcacCAGTAACCTGGAGCTGAATTGCTGTGAAGAGCGACTGATAAGTGACTTCAGTCGCCTCATTACCAACTGCACAGGAATAAAGTCCTGCATCATCTTCTCTCACATCACTGATGTtcacactgaacactttattccTCCTGTCATTAGAAATGGAGAATCTGCCTTCCTGATGCTGTTGTGTTCCACTGGTGCGGATCACTTCATGTTCGGAGCGACCGTCCAGTTTGTAGACGGACCTGATGTTTGTTTCAAACTCTACTGGATAGGAGCAACTGATCGTCACCGTCTGTCCCAGATAACCTGTTACTGATTGTGTCCTGCTACAGCATGGATCTGTCAATCACACAAACTGAATTAGTGTAGAACTATTCATCTCCCCTCTATCACGAGATCAGCTTTTATAGCTAAATGTAGATTTATGTGCACGTAAAGAGAAGATAAACGTCATCACTGTGATTATACACGCGAAGCTAAAGTAACAGGCTTGCATTTGAAATTTATTACACTTCACttgattatatatttctgtttatgttgtttttccagGCAAAATCTCTACATGTCAATCAAGATAGTTATTTCTTACATTAACTTTTGGTGTTAAGAACCTGCTGTTACGTACTACAATATATTACGCTAAATGCTTTAAAGGCTAAATTTGTTAAATGTCAAAGATTTAAAATTTTCTCACCACTGTTCACTTTCAGGTTAATGTCGTGactccacacactcctcacTCCACCCTGATACATTCCAGCATCCTGTACACTCAGATTTCTGAATATCACTGTAATAAATTCACCGGAGTCATACAGACTAAATCTGTCTTTATGAGCTGAGCCTCTGCCCTGAACTGTTATCAAATATTCACACTCTGCTTGTGGTTTTAATTTGCAAAAATACACAGTAGACGTGTTATAATTTTGGCGTTTGTAGTCAATTAATAAGTGACCTCCAGGATAACCAATCACGTCAGAGCAGTGCACTGGACCTGCGGATCAAAATGGAAGGATTTCAGTCATCTTTCTGATGATAAACACCTCTGAATTCTCTCAGTACTACAGTTCAGTATTAAAATAACTGCAGCACAAAACTGTAACGGTTCGTCCTACTCTACTCTGTAGTTTATCATTTAAAGTAGAATCACTGACCTGAGATCAGGTGGAAggtgaagaggaggaggatgttCATTCTGAACCGAACTTCAAACTCCAGTCCACTACTAAGAGACTTTTGTGGAAATTAAAGTTTGATCTGTGTAATTTCTAGATGTCTCTTCCTCCAGTTGTCTTGGGTTTGGTCATTTCCTCTTTCTGTGGTATGTGCCCACATTCAGGAACTTCACAGTCCCTCCCACTGACAGCGCTGAAACACGATCATCTCTCAGCTGATCAATtatgtgataaataatcaaTATCAATTAAAACCCTGAAAAAATCCCAAACCCAACTCTTAACCCACaggtatctgtctctctatttgtctAACTCCCTATTATAtctattcctctctctctctctctctttttccctctgtttatttccatttcTGTGGTTGTTGTGAAACAGTTGCTCGAAGTCTGATGGGTCTGTCTGTGGTCTTTGACTGATGAGGAAATAGACACTTCTTCCTGTTTGgtcatttcctgtttcattcACACTGATGTAAGTTTGCTATTTGTGCCCAAGATGAATTTGTGCCTGAGGTCTTCCCATCAGCACcaataaaaaaatagtttttatatatctgcataaatatggccgaaaacatcatcaggttttcacacaagtcctaaaagtagatcaagagaactcaattaaagatacactatatgactTTTGGCTGTGCATGCATTTTGCGAAAGAACGCTGTGCTTCTTTTCTAAACCAGTAAAggtgttgaaactgaaacagtaacatcctctgatgctgagcaggaaaacaaggtgtgtaaatgtctatatgagttccagtttacgtgaacatgatatgagaagagcagaaggaaagataatgtattttacatggcactgtagcagataaacccatagcttagctgtgcctccccttggatAGCGACATCAAACTAGCCTacttagaaaagttttatatctTATCGGTCTGGTCGTcctacacacagtgacacacccGAGGCagcttttctgatcatgtcatacatcaAGCTACGTTTCCTCAGCTTCCCTAAAACAAAACTTTAGGGCTACAAGCTGAGCTGGAAATaatgcatggagaagaatccgggctcagccccggatgagtaacagtccagctaatgccCCTGGGTTTGACTAATTAGAAACgctgatgtttttaaattaattacattacaaaagTTGTTATTTGCAAGCCTAACGATTGCTAGTCTGATAAGGTCAAACGTGGTACAGGCGGTGGCAGATGAGTTTTACTTGGAGTAGAAGTGAATTGTTCTTTCACTTAAAGAGATATAAATATAGAGATTATCCTACTGCTCATAAAACATTCACTAATGGGCTTAAGAGATAAAACCAGTTTAGATGGATATGGTCACAAGATGACTAATTAGCCAGCTGAAAACATTAATTTAGCTACCTATTAGGTTTA
Coding sequences:
- the LOC128602487 gene encoding uncharacterized protein LOC128602487 isoform X1, whose protein sequence is MNILLLFTFHLISGPVHCSDVIGYPGGHLLIDYKRQNYNTSTVYFCKLKPQAECEYLITVQGRGSAHKDRFSLYDSGEFITVIFRNLSVQDAGMYQGGVRSVWSHDINLKVNSDPCCSRTQSVTGYLGQTVTISCSYPVEFETNIRSVYKLDGRSEHEVIRTSGTQQHQEGRFSISNDRRNKVFSVNISDVREDDAGLYSCAVGNEATEVTYQSLFTAIQLQVTDVTRDPTKIPDGIPHTPEPAGSSLIIIIIIIVVCVCVIVLLMGGSVLIYKLRSNRTQDSASIHQQTETNNMTADYENDPPQIQNTIMHPVYQSLNPNTNQSDSVYQSLNPNTNQSDSVYQSLDPYTNQSDSVYQSLDPYTNQSDSVYQSLDPNTIQSYSVYQSLDSNTNQSDSVYQSLDFNTNQSDSVYQSLDFNTNQSDSVYQTLTSNTNHVQSARV
- the LOC128602487 gene encoding uncharacterized protein LOC128602487 isoform X2 is translated as MNILLLFTFHLISGPVHCSDVIGYPGGHLLIDYKRQNYNTSTVYFCKLKPQAECEYLITVQGRGSAHKDRFSLYDSGEFITVIFRNLSVQDAGMYQGGVRSVWSHDINLKVNSDPCCSRTQSVTGYLGQTVTISCSYPVEFETNIRSVYKLDGRSEHEVIRTSGTQQHQEGRFSISNDRRNKVFSVNISDVREDDAGLYSCAVGNEATEVTYQSLFTAIQLQVTDVTRDPTKIPDGIPHTPEPGSSLIIIIIIIVVCVCVIVLLMGGSVLIYKLRSNRTQDSASIHQQTETNNMTADYENDPPQIQNTIMHPVYQSLNPNTNQSDSVYQSLNPNTNQSDSVYQSLDPYTNQSDSVYQSLDPYTNQSDSVYQSLDPNTIQSYSVYQSLDSNTNQSDSVYQSLDFNTNQSDSVYQSLDFNTNQSDSVYQTLTSNTNHVQSARV